One Streptomyces sp. NBC_00554 DNA segment encodes these proteins:
- the casA gene encoding type I-E CRISPR-associated protein Cse1/CasA, whose protein sequence is MRVQLLDGGEAELSLREVFTRAREIRRLAGDISTQDFALLRLLLAILHDALDGPQDVDDWAELWEADDPFGAVPGYLEEHRGRFDLLDPVVPFFQTGGLRTPKDDVFSLNRIVADVPNGSPFFTMRSPGVRRISLGEAARWVVHAQAYDTSGIKTGVVGDSRAKAGKAYPQGVAWAGNLGGVVAEGETLCTTLLMNLMATESRPANAGKDDRPVWRRAPSAPGTGADLPSRPDGIRDLYTWQSRRLLLSADVDGAYGVVLTYGDPLAPQNMQPHEPMSGWRRSQAQEKKLGQPLVYMPREHDPARAAWRGLAALIAPRDQGASGRSDPPPGLRPGIVDWLARLIVERALPKGTLIRVRTYGAVYGTQQSVIDEITEDSVTMDVVLLNDRDRRLGQTAVDAVAVAESAVGVLGHLAADLAGAAGSAPDPRKNAALDRGFGALDHPYRVWLTGIRDSDDPRELRAVWQRTVRREIGAIGGELVSAAGEAAWVGRVIEHAKGQSWLDAASADLRFRSALKKHLPLAYERSATYEGDSAAAEAAPETVPAAAPDPQKVPS, encoded by the coding sequence GTGCGGGTGCAGTTGCTCGACGGCGGAGAAGCCGAGCTGTCGCTGAGGGAGGTCTTCACTCGGGCTCGGGAGATTCGGCGGCTCGCCGGAGACATCTCCACGCAGGACTTCGCACTGCTACGGCTGTTGCTCGCCATCCTGCACGACGCGCTCGACGGTCCCCAGGATGTGGACGACTGGGCCGAGCTGTGGGAAGCGGATGATCCGTTCGGGGCTGTGCCGGGGTATCTGGAGGAGCATCGGGGGCGGTTCGATCTGCTGGATCCGGTGGTGCCGTTCTTCCAGACGGGTGGACTGCGGACGCCGAAGGACGACGTCTTCTCACTCAACCGAATCGTCGCGGACGTCCCGAACGGATCGCCGTTCTTCACGATGCGCTCGCCCGGTGTCCGCCGGATCTCACTCGGGGAGGCAGCCCGATGGGTGGTGCACGCCCAGGCGTACGACACGTCAGGGATCAAGACAGGCGTAGTCGGGGACAGCAGGGCCAAGGCCGGGAAGGCTTACCCGCAGGGTGTTGCCTGGGCCGGAAACCTCGGCGGTGTCGTGGCGGAGGGCGAGACCCTCTGCACCACTCTGCTGATGAACCTCATGGCCACGGAAAGCAGACCGGCGAACGCAGGCAAGGACGACCGGCCGGTGTGGCGGCGTGCCCCGTCCGCACCGGGCACCGGCGCCGATCTTCCCTCGCGGCCCGACGGCATCCGTGACCTGTACACCTGGCAGTCCCGTCGGCTGCTGCTCAGCGCGGATGTCGACGGCGCGTACGGCGTCGTCCTCACGTACGGCGATCCGCTCGCACCACAGAACATGCAGCCCCATGAGCCCATGTCGGGATGGCGACGCAGCCAGGCCCAGGAAAAGAAGCTCGGACAGCCCTTGGTGTACATGCCTCGCGAGCACGATCCGGCGCGGGCGGCATGGCGGGGTTTGGCCGCGCTCATCGCTCCACGTGACCAGGGCGCGTCAGGGCGCAGCGATCCGCCGCCGGGACTGCGGCCGGGCATTGTCGACTGGCTGGCTCGGCTGATCGTTGAACGAGCCCTGCCGAAGGGGACGTTGATCCGCGTGCGGACATACGGGGCGGTCTACGGCACCCAGCAGTCCGTCATCGACGAGATCACCGAGGACAGCGTCACCATGGACGTGGTCCTCCTCAATGATCGTGACCGCCGCCTCGGCCAGACCGCAGTCGACGCCGTCGCCGTCGCAGAATCCGCGGTCGGCGTCCTCGGACACCTCGCCGCCGACCTGGCGGGGGCGGCAGGAAGCGCCCCGGATCCGCGAAAGAACGCCGCCCTCGACCGGGGATTCGGTGCGCTCGATCACCCGTACCGTGTCTGGCTGACCGGTATCCGCGATAGCGACGATCCTCGGGAACTGCGTGCGGTGTGGCAGCGGACGGTCCGCCGGGAGATCGGTGCGATCGGTGGCGAGCTGGTCTCGGCGGCCGGTGAGGCCGCCTGGGTGGGGCGGGTCATCGAGCACGCCAAGGGGCAATCGTGGCTTGATGCGGCCTCGGCAGATCTGCGCTTCAGATCCGCTCTGAAGAAGCACCTTCCGCTCGCCTACGAGCGCTCCGCCACGTACGAGGGCGATTCCGCCGCTGCCGAGGCCGCCCCCGAGACGGTTCCCGCAGCCGCTCCCGACCCCCAGAAGGTGCCCTCATGA
- the casB gene encoding type I-E CRISPR-associated protein Cse2/CasB — MTIAAPARAPLGTVGTLVGDQIGRLQRGYLNDRSESVAALARLRRGAGEDPLAVPDLWGLIELDGLHEDADLSSENSLIQAQNAVCTAMTLWALHQQSRRTGMHRTGGLELGSAVRRLMPVGAIDEPVRKRFVRVGSAPSLKVLSVRMRDLVTLLRRDEIGLDYALLADQLHLWQRPGGRDGVRRSWGRSFHAAVAPMRKDSTPAESPTADPDGDDVSDRTSAHDDSDTKDVQ, encoded by the coding sequence ATGACGATCGCAGCACCAGCACGCGCGCCGCTCGGCACCGTGGGAACGCTCGTCGGCGACCAGATCGGCCGACTGCAGCGGGGATATCTCAACGACCGGTCCGAATCCGTCGCCGCCCTTGCCCGGCTCCGCCGCGGGGCAGGGGAGGACCCGCTGGCGGTACCCGACCTGTGGGGTCTGATCGAACTGGATGGGTTGCACGAGGACGCGGACCTCTCCAGCGAGAACTCCCTCATCCAAGCTCAGAACGCGGTCTGCACCGCCATGACGCTGTGGGCGCTGCACCAGCAGTCCCGGAGGACCGGCATGCACCGCACCGGAGGGCTCGAACTGGGTTCGGCTGTCCGCAGGCTGATGCCGGTGGGCGCCATCGACGAGCCGGTCCGCAAACGCTTCGTCCGGGTCGGCTCCGCACCCTCCCTGAAGGTGCTCTCCGTCCGGATGCGAGACCTGGTGACGCTTCTGCGCCGAGACGAGATCGGCCTCGACTACGCCCTCCTCGCTGACCAGTTGCACCTCTGGCAGCGGCCCGGAGGCCGCGACGGCGTACGGCGTTCCTGGGGGCGCTCTTTCCATGCCGCCGTGGCACCGATGCGGAAGGACTCGACTCCGGCTGAAAGCCCGACCGCCGATCCCGACGGCGACGACGTCAGCGACCGCACCAGCGCCCACGACGACTCCGACACAAAGGACGTTCAGTGA